Proteins encoded within one genomic window of Brienomyrus brachyistius isolate T26 chromosome 22, BBRACH_0.4, whole genome shotgun sequence:
- the dnase1 gene encoding deoxyribonuclease-1, protein MRLGFSFLLILSWIHLATGSLLIGAFNIKTFGDKKASNSTLVDIIVKIVHRYDIILIQEVRDSDLSATRKLMESVNSGISPFHYEYIVSEPLGRDTYKERYLFIYRDDMVSVVESFLYDDGCEACGTDAFSREPFVVMFSPKHSGVPDFALIPQHTSPDSAVKEIDALYDVVDETRSFLGTDNILLLGDFNAGCNFVRESDWEQIRLHTDRSYHWLIPNSADTTVTNTECPYDRIVATATMMQYVVPGSAAVYDFMTALKLSQSLALAVSDHFPVEVQLKGA, encoded by the exons ATGAGGCtgggcttttcctttttgcTGATTCTATCCTGGATACATCTGGCCACCGGATCCTTACTGATTGGTGCCTTCAACATCAAAACCTTTGGAGACAAAAAGGCATCCAACTCCACTCTGGTTGATATCATTGTGAAA ATAGTCCACAGGTATGACATCATACTTATTCAGGAGGTGAGAGACAGTGACCTGTCGGCCACGCGCAAACTGATGGAGAGTGTCAACAG TGGCATCTCACCGTTTCACTATGAATACATAGTCAGTGAGCCACTTGGCAGAGACACCTACAAGGAACGATACCTCTTCATATACAG AGATGACATGGTCTCCGTCGTCGAGAGCTTCCTGTACGACGACGGCTGTGAAGCTTGTGGCACAGACGCGTTCAGCCGCGAGCCCTTTGTCGTCATGTTTTCGCCCAAACATTCTG GTGTGCCAGACTTCGCACTCATCCCCCAGCACACCTCCCCAGATTCCGCTGTGAAGGAAATCGACGCCCTTTACGACGTCGTTGACGAAACGAGGAGCTTCTTAGGCACAGAT AATATACTGCTTTTAGGAGACTTCAATGCTGGTTGTAACTTCGTCCGTGAATCGGACTGGGAGCAAATCCGACTTCACACAGACCGAAGCTATCACTGGCTGATCCCCAACAGCGCAGACACCACAGTGACCAACACGGAGTGCCCGTATGACCG AATTGTCGCCACGGCAACAATGATGCAGTACGTGGTTCCGGGGTCTGCGGCAGTTTATGACTTCATGACGGCACTGAAGCTGAGCCAAAGCCTG GCCCTGGCTGTCAGTGACCACTTTCCTGTCGAAGTGCAGCTCAAGGGAGCTTGA
- the arhgdig gene encoding rho GDP-dissociation inhibitor 3 isoform X1, whose translation MLGLDVCEFGGQLLELFWLTLCYRDIMADKEAEKHVAGEAEDDEVDLNYQPPAQKSLQEIQELDKDDESLNKYKQALLGSGPVVSDSGVPNVQVTRLTLMCEQAPGPITMDLTGDLEALKKQNFILKEGVDYRVKIHFKVNRDIVSGMKYVHLMYRKGLRVDKAVYMVGSYGPRVEEHEFMTPVEEAPKGLLVRGSYHIKSFFTDDDKTDHLSWEWNLQIKKDWDSKE comes from the exons ATGCTGGGCTTGGATGTGTGTGAGTTTGGTGGTCAGCTTCTCGAGCTGTTCTGGTTAACACTCTGCTACCGAG ACATCATGGCCGACAAGGAGGCAGAGAAGCACGTGGCCGGGGAGGCAGAGGACGACGAGGTGGACCTGAACTACCAGCCGCCAGCCCAGAAGTCCCTGCAGGAGATCCAGGAGCTGGACAAGGACGATGAAAGCCTCAACAAATACAAGCAAGCTCTGCTGGGATCTGGCCCTGTGGTGTCTG ATTCCGGCGTGCCCAACGTGCAGGTGACGCGGCTGACGCTGATGTGTGAGCAGGCCCCCGGACCAATCACCATGGATCTCACAG GTGACCTTGAGGCCCTGAAGAAGCAAAATTTCATCCTGAAGGAGGGTGTGGACTACCGGGTCAAGATCCATTTCAAG GTGAACAGGGACATCGTGTCAGGAATGAAGTACGTGCACCTGATGTACAGAAAGGGCCTGAGAG TGGACAAGGCCGTGTATATGGTGGGCAGCTACGGGCCACGGGTAGAGGAGCACGAGTTCATGACCCCGGTGGAGGAGGCGCCCAAAGGCTTGCTGGTACGCGGGAGTTACCACATCAAGTCCTTCTTCACGGACGACGACAAGACCGACCATCTGTCCTGGGAGTGGAACCTGCAGATCAAGAAGGACTGGGACTCCAAGGAGTAG
- the arhgdig gene encoding rho GDP-dissociation inhibitor 3 isoform X2 encodes MADKEAEKHVAGEAEDDEVDLNYQPPAQKSLQEIQELDKDDESLNKYKQALLGSGPVVSDSGVPNVQVTRLTLMCEQAPGPITMDLTGDLEALKKQNFILKEGVDYRVKIHFKVNRDIVSGMKYVHLMYRKGLRVDKAVYMVGSYGPRVEEHEFMTPVEEAPKGLLVRGSYHIKSFFTDDDKTDHLSWEWNLQIKKDWDSKE; translated from the exons ATGGCCGACAAGGAGGCAGAGAAGCACGTGGCCGGGGAGGCAGAGGACGACGAGGTGGACCTGAACTACCAGCCGCCAGCCCAGAAGTCCCTGCAGGAGATCCAGGAGCTGGACAAGGACGATGAAAGCCTCAACAAATACAAGCAAGCTCTGCTGGGATCTGGCCCTGTGGTGTCTG ATTCCGGCGTGCCCAACGTGCAGGTGACGCGGCTGACGCTGATGTGTGAGCAGGCCCCCGGACCAATCACCATGGATCTCACAG GTGACCTTGAGGCCCTGAAGAAGCAAAATTTCATCCTGAAGGAGGGTGTGGACTACCGGGTCAAGATCCATTTCAAG GTGAACAGGGACATCGTGTCAGGAATGAAGTACGTGCACCTGATGTACAGAAAGGGCCTGAGAG TGGACAAGGCCGTGTATATGGTGGGCAGCTACGGGCCACGGGTAGAGGAGCACGAGTTCATGACCCCGGTGGAGGAGGCGCCCAAAGGCTTGCTGGTACGCGGGAGTTACCACATCAAGTCCTTCTTCACGGACGACGACAAGACCGACCATCTGTCCTGGGAGTGGAACCTGCAGATCAAGAAGGACTGGGACTCCAAGGAGTAG
- the nat15 gene encoding N-alpha-acetyltransferase 60 isoform X2 codes for MIVAEIKGRTKVHKEDGDILASSFPVDTQVAYILSLGVVKEFRKHGIGSLLLDSLKEHISTTAQDHCKAIYLHVLTTNNNAIHFYENRYFKQHHYLPYYYSIRGVLKDGFTYVLYINGGHPPWTMFDYIQHIGSTLANLSPCTIPQRIYRQAHNLLRSFLPWSGISSKSGIEYSRTM; via the exons ATGATTGTGGCCGAAATAAAAGGCAGAACGAAAGTGCACAAAGAG GATGGAGACATCCTGGCCTCTAGCTTTCCTGTCGACACTCAGGTCGCATATATCTTAAGTCTGGGAGTGGTGAAGGAATTCCGTAAACATGGAATAG GCTCTCTCTTGCTGGACAGTTTGAAGGAGCACATCTCCACTACGGCTCAGGACCACTGCAAGGCCATCTACCTGCATGTGCTGACCACGAACAACAACGCCATCCACTTTTATGAGAACAGATACTTCAAGCAGCATCACTACCTGCCCTATTACTATTCCATACGTGGGGTTCTTAAAGACGGCTTCACTTACGTTCTCTACATTAATGGTGGACATCCTCCCTGGACCATGTT tgactataTCCAACATATTGGATCCACTCTGGCCAACCTGAGCCCGTGTACCATTCCTCAGAGGATTTATCGGCAAGCTCATAACCTCCTGCGCAGTTTCCTGCCCTGGTCAGGGATCTCGTCGAAGAGCGGCATAGAGTACAGCAGGACCATGTGA
- the ints15 gene encoding integrator complex subunit 15, translating into MSDIRHSLLRRDALSAAKEVLYHLDIYFSSQLQSTALPIVDKATIELVEDFIFHVPKDRGVQLKRMSSLQELQLLEIMCSYFQEQSKDAVRQLIFSALFSPQGNKADDSRMAMLGKLVSMAVAVCRVPILECAASWLQRTHALYCVRLAKVLVDDYCSLVPGSLQTLQHIYTASPRFCCQFITAVTALYDFSSEDLIPSPGLLEMVVTWIVDDPRLTLITFLNMPISASLPLGSLGVTPLLGLVRWCVKAPLAKRAKELAPAADTEPFYSKLHLGVLQILLMLQVHLTEKNLFGRLELLQFEHVVQLVEELARLVEELNPLNASREIELSLNRLAQVLQVSLSAGALLCTREDLRSLCSRLPHNNLLQLVMSGPVQQPPHSPFQPGFYPHIHTPPLGYPPRPSPPAHSTHPPHPAPQFLSGMAFPYRPIR; encoded by the exons ATGAGTGACATTCGCCATTCCCTGCTGAGACGGGATGCCCTGAGCGCTGCCAAGGAGGTGCTTTACCACCTTGACATCTACTTCAGCAGCCAGCTGCAGAGCACGGCGCTGCCCATCGTGGACAAGGCCACCATCGAGCTGGTGGAGGACTTCATCTTCCACGTCCCCAAAGACCGTGGAGTCCAGCTCAAA AGGATGAGCTCCCTGCAGGAGCTCCAGCTGCTGGAGATCATGTGCAGCTACTTCCAGGAGCAGAGCAAAGACGCCGTACGCCAGCTGATCTTCTCGGCCCTGTTCAGCCCCCAGGGCAACAAGGCGGACGACAGCCGCATGGCCATGCTGGGCAAGCTGGTTTCCATGGCGGTGGCCGTGTGCCGCGTGCCCATCCTGGAGTGCGCCGCCTCCTGGCTGCAG aggaccCACGCGCTCTACTGCGTTCGGCTGGCTAAGGTCCTGGTGGACGATTACTGCAGCCTGGTCCCTGGCTCCCTGCAGACCCTGCAGCACATCTACACAGCCAGCCCGCGATTCTGCTGCCAGTTCATCACGGCCGTCACAGCGCTCTACGACTTCTCCTCGG AGGATTTAATCCCTTCCCCTGGCCTGCTGGAGATGGTGGTCACCTGGATCGTGGACGATCCCAGGCTCACACTGATCACGTTCCTCAACATGCCCATTTCGGCCAGCCTGCCGCTGGGCTCGCTGGGGGTCACGCCCCTGTTGGGCCTGGTGCGCTGGTGTGTCAAGGCCCCACTGGCCAAGCGGGCCAAGGAGTTGGCGCCGGCCGCCGACACAGAGCCCTTCTATTCCAAGCTGCACTTGGGCGTCCTGCAGATTCTACTGATGCTCCAAGTGCACCTGACCGAGAAGAACCTGTTCGGGCGGCTCGAGCTGCTGCAGTTCGAACACGTGGTGCAGCTGGTGGAGGAGCTGGCCAGGCTGGTGGAGGAGCTGAACCCTCTCAATGCCTCCAGAGAAATCGAGCTCTCCCTCAACCGGCTGGCTCAGGTGCTGCAGGTCTCCTTGTCGGCTGGGGCCCTGCTGTGCACAAGAG AGGACCTCAGATCTCTGTGTTCCAGGTTACCACACAACAA CCTGCTTCAGCTGGTCATGTCCGGTCCAGTCCAGCAGCCGCCTCACTCTCCTTTTCAGCCCGGGTTTTACCCCCACATCCACACGCCGCCACTGGGATACCCTCCTCGTCCCTCCCCCCCGGCCCACAGCACGCACCCACCTCACCCAGCGCCGCAGTTCCTCTCCGGGATGGCCTTCCCCTACCGCCCCATCCGTTGA
- the eci1 gene encoding enoyl-CoA delta isomerase 1, mitochondrial, producing MASALRRLAKCSDSARLLSFAGCSRGRRGHFARPCTVTAQRNFSSASAMTVDLDGSTGIAVMKLHSPPVNTLSLDFLTEIAISLEKLEMNKGCRGVVVTSALPKIFSAGLDILELYGRSPERCGEFWRAVQEMWLKFYSSRLVTIAAINGSSPAGGCLLSMTCDYRIMADNPRYGIGLNETQLGIVAPFWFKDTMVNTVGHRTAEIALQLGLLYSPQDALKIGMVDELVPEEKLVSTATEAMARWFAIPDHARQITKSAMRKPTIDKLLSARETDIGNFVSFITKDSIQKSLKVYLENLRKKKA from the exons ATGGCATCTGCGTTGAGGCGGTTGGCGAAGTGCAGTGATTCTG CGAGGTTGTTGTCCTTCGCCGGGTGCAGCCGCGGTAGGAGAGGTCATTTTGCTCGGCCATGCACGGTGACAGCTCAGAGGAACTTCTCATCGGCATCCGCAATGACTGTGGACTTGGACGGCAGCACAG GTATTGCGGTGATGAAGCTCCACAGCCCCCCtgttaacaccctcagtctggACTTCCTCACGGAGATCGCGATCAGCCTGGAGAAACTCGAAATGAACAAGGGTTGCAGGGGAGTTGTTGTGACCTCT GCATTGCCGAAGATCTTTTCAGCGGGCTTGGACATCTTGGAGTTGTACGGAAGAAGCCCGGAGCGCTGTGGCGAGTTCTGGAGAGCCGTGCAGGAGATGTGGCTGAAGTTCTACAGCTCCAGGCTGGTCACCATCGCCGCCATTAAT GGTTCCAGCCCTGCAGGGGGCTGCCTTCTGTCCATGACATGTGACTACAGGATTATGGCCGACAACCCACGCTACGGCATCGGACTGAATGAGACCCAGCTGGGCATCGTGGCACCTTTCTG GTTTAAGGACACCATGGTGAACACAGTGGGCCACAGGACGGCAGAGATCGCCCTGCAGCTGGGGCTGCTCTACTCCCCCCAGGACGCCCTGAAGATCGGCATGGTGGACGAGCTGGTGCCCGAGGAGAAGCTCGTGAGCACGGCCACTGAGGCCATGGCAAGGTGGTTTGCCATCCCAG ACCACGCCCGGCAAATCACCAAGTCCGCGATGAGGAAGCCCACCATCGATAAGTTGCTGTCCGCCAGGGAGACGGATATCGGCAACTTTGTGAGCTTCATCACCAAGGACTCCATCCAGAAGTCCCTCAAGGTGTATTTGGAGAATCTCAGAAAGAAAAAGGCataa
- the nat15 gene encoding N-alpha-acetyltransferase 60 isoform X1: MTDVVPSVLSEIKLRLLCRDDIDSIKLLCGDWFPIEYPDSWYHDITSNKKFFSLAATFRGSIVGMIVAEIKGRTKVHKEDGDILASSFPVDTQVAYILSLGVVKEFRKHGIGSLLLDSLKEHISTTAQDHCKAIYLHVLTTNNNAIHFYENRYFKQHHYLPYYYSIRGVLKDGFTYVLYINGGHPPWTMFDYIQHIGSTLANLSPCTIPQRIYRQAHNLLRSFLPWSGISSKSGIEYSRTM; the protein is encoded by the exons ATGACAGACGTGGTGCCCTCTGTGCTCAGTGAGATCAAGCTCCGCCTGCTTTGCCGCGATGACATAGACAGCATCAAGCTGCTGTGTGGTGATTGGTTCCCCATCGA GTACCCGGACTCATGGTATCACGACATCACCTCAAACAAGAAATTCTTCTCCCTGGCTGCCACCTTCAGAGGTAGCATCGTAGGAATGATTGTGGCCGAAATAAAAGGCAGAACGAAAGTGCACAAAGAG GATGGAGACATCCTGGCCTCTAGCTTTCCTGTCGACACTCAGGTCGCATATATCTTAAGTCTGGGAGTGGTGAAGGAATTCCGTAAACATGGAATAG GCTCTCTCTTGCTGGACAGTTTGAAGGAGCACATCTCCACTACGGCTCAGGACCACTGCAAGGCCATCTACCTGCATGTGCTGACCACGAACAACAACGCCATCCACTTTTATGAGAACAGATACTTCAAGCAGCATCACTACCTGCCCTATTACTATTCCATACGTGGGGTTCTTAAAGACGGCTTCACTTACGTTCTCTACATTAATGGTGGACATCCTCCCTGGACCATGTT tgactataTCCAACATATTGGATCCACTCTGGCCAACCTGAGCCCGTGTACCATTCCTCAGAGGATTTATCGGCAAGCTCATAACCTCCTGCGCAGTTTCCTGCCCTGGTCAGGGATCTCGTCGAAGAGCGGCATAGAGTACAGCAGGACCATGTGA